A portion of the Lolium rigidum isolate FL_2022 chromosome 1, APGP_CSIRO_Lrig_0.1, whole genome shotgun sequence genome contains these proteins:
- the LOC124682564 gene encoding probable inactive receptor kinase RLK902, protein MAPGLRALVLLQLAVALLAVLPPRATSDLAGDRAALLALRSAVGNHLKWDQTVSPCQGWLGVNCSGPVGNERVVELRLVGKSLSGQIPVGTVGNLTALQTLSLRFNAISGAIPADIGGCAQLRWLYLVGNRFDGGIPESFFSLALLKKADLSGNRLTGGVSPDFNKLTNLATLNLEGNDFTGELPSGLNLPKLTQFNVSYNGKLDGPVPASLAGVPATAFLGTALCDGPLVACANPSGDDKRDGLSTGAIIGIIIAAVVLLLILLSVWFLICFRRRRREAAGGATEAAANVHEGTEPITVTVAMTNTDAVKRSHSPTPTPTPTAAALTGEGKKLVFLGSAPERPYDLETMLRASAEVLGKGVHGTTYRATLDGGDPVLAIKRLRDVHLPEREFRDRVVALSALRHENLPSLRAYFYSKEEKLLVYDFVGAGSLSSLLHGNGAEGRARLDFTARARIALAAARGVAFIHGGGAKSSHGSIKSSNVVVNGTRDSAYVADYGLAQLVGAAALPRRGTGYRAPEVTDARAVSQKADVYSFGVVVLELLTGRAPTYALPDDGGAGGVDLARWVRSVVQEEWTSEVFDSVIGNEPRVEEEMMRLLQLGMECTEQHPDRRPSMAGVEARIERIVEDACRRADFSSTDGSRSVSA, encoded by the exons ATGGCGCCCGGGCTGCGGGCGCTCGTCCTCCTGCAGCTCGCCGTCGCGTTGCTCGCCGTGCTTCCTCCCCGCGCGACCTCGGACCTAGCCGGCGACCGCGCCGCTCTCCTCGCCCTGCGCAGCGCGGTGGGgaaccacctcaagtgggaccagACGGTGTCCCCCTGCCAGGGCTGGCTCGGCGTCAACTGCTCCGGCCCCGTCGGCAACGAGCGCGTCGTCGAGCTGCGGCTGGTGGGCAAGAGCCTGAGCGGGCAGATCCCGGTGGGCACGGTGGGCAACCTCACCGCCCTGCAGACGCTCTCGCTCCGGTTCAACGCCATCTCCGGCGCCATCCCCGCGGACATCGGCGGCTGCGCGCAGCTCCGCTGGCTCTACCTCGTGGGGAACCGCTTCGACGGGGGCATACCGGAGAGCTTCTTCTCGCTGGCATTGCTCAAGAAGGCCGACCTCTCCGGCAACCGCCTCACGGGCGGCGTGTCACCGGACTTCAACAAGCTCACCAACCTCGCCACGCTCAACCTCGAGGGCAATGACTTCACGGGCGAGCTCCCAAGTGGCCTTAACCTCCCGAAGCTCACGCAGTTCAACGTGTCTTACAACGGCAAGCTCGACGGCCCCGTGCCCGCGTCACTCGCCGGGGTGCCCGCGACCGCCTTCCTCGGAACGGCGCTCTGCGACGGCCCTCTCGTCGCGTGCGCCAACCCGTCTGGGGACGACAAGAGGGACGGGCTGTCCACCGGCGCGATCATCGGCATCATCATCGCCGCGGTTGTCCTACTCCTGATCCTACTGTCAGTGTGGTTTCTCATCTGCTTCCGACGGAGGCGCCGGGAAGCGGCCGGGGGAGCCACGGAGGCTGCAGCCAACGTGCACGAGGGCACGGAGCCTATAACGGTGACCGTGGCGATGACGAACACGGACGCGGTGAAGCGTTCGCACtccccgacgccgacgccgacgccgacggcggcggcgctgacCGGCGAGGGCAAGAAGCTGGTGTTCCTGGGCAGCGCGCCAGAGAGGCCCTACGACCTGGAGACGATGCTGCGGGCGTCCGCCGAGGTGCTCGGCAAGGGCGTCCACGGGACCACGTACCGCGCCACGCTCGACGGCGGCGACCCCGTCCTCGCCATCAAACGCCTCCGCGACGTGCACCTCCCCGAGCGCGAGTTCCGGGACAGGGTCGTCGCCCTCAGCGCTCTCCGCCACGAAAACCTCCCGAGCCTCCGCGCCTACTTCTACAGCAAGGAGGAGAAGCTCCTCGTCTACGACTTCGTCGGCGCCGGcagcctctcctccctcctccacg GCAACGGTGCGGAGGGCCGTGCGCGTCTCGATTTCACGGCGCGCGCGCGCAtcgcgctggcggcggcgcgcggcgtggCGTTCATCCACGGCGGCGGGGCCAAGTCGTCACACGGCAGCATCAAGTCGTCCAACGTGGTGGTTAACGGGACGCGGGACAGCGCCTACGTGGCCGACTACGGCCTGGCGCAGCTCGTGGGCGCGGCGGCGCTGCCGAGGCGGGGCACGGGGTACCGCGCCCCGGAGGTGACCGACGCGCGCGCCGTGTCGCAGAAGGCCGACGTCTACAGCTTcggcgtggtggtgctggagcttCTCACCGGGCGAGCGCCGACGTACGCGCTCCCGgacgacggcggcgccggcggcgtggaCCTGGCGCGATGGGTGCGGTCGGTGGTGCAGGAGGAGTGGACGTCGGAGGTGTTCGACTCCGTGATCGGCAACGAGccgcgggtggaggaggagatgatGCGGCTGCTGCAGCTGGGCATGGAGTGCACGGAGCAGCACCCCGACCGGCGCCCGAGCATGGCCGGCGTGGAGGCGAGGATCGAGCGCATCGTCGAGGACGCGTGCCGGAGGGCCGACTTCAGCAGCACGGACGGAAGCCGGAGCGTGTCGGCCTGA